AGCCGTGTGAGCCGTTTAACGGTGGTGGGGTGATGGTCTGGTCgtggtgaatttaaaatagaaaaccacaacaaagcaaaaaaattgagccTTGTCAGTGCCTTTTGCTCACATTTTGTCCAATTTTCCCGCAGTTTTCTTTGCTCGTAAGTCGTGATGTTTAACGTCGGCAACATTAATGCGTTCGGAAAGAGTTCGCGACAAGGACGGAGCGAGAAGCAACAGCAAGTCCGAGATTTGAAAGATTTGCGGAGTAAGAGCGATGCCCGGCTCCTCGAATTGCTCCAGGGACAGAGACACATTCTCCTTCAAAagtattcattaattttgtggttttttaaCACGgatataatcaaaatttttgttcaggaGTTTGATGGCAAAGCTGGCTGACGGAGgcgagaaaataaaaggcCTGGTTAATCGTATTGAGGAGGAACTAAAATACAGAAAAGAACTGAAGAATGCCGGTGCCCAGAATTTAGCAGCCAATTTTGGAGAAAGAAGCGAGTGGAACATCGGCGATGAGGAGGTGAAACTTGCATTGCCGGAAAAATCTTCTgatcctcttttaatttatttgacgaAACAAAAGTAAGCGTTTTTCATTGTCCAAGagataaaagttaaattttgcattttctacAGAACAAATATGAAGATTATGGACCCATTTGCGGAGCAAATTTGTTCGAAATTCGGTTCTCCAAAGAACACGCTTCGGTAACTGACAGATTTATGCCTCACCGAAGTTCAGAGGCCAGTAGAAGTTTTTCGCCACGCTCGCTCAGTCAGCTGATGCGTCGCAACAGCAACTTAATAAAATAGTAAGCATTATAGTCATTATTGGCTTTACAAAAATACAGTAAGCGTGAaaagaattacaaatatttgatAGTCTCTCGATGACAACCAATCCTCAACTTTAAACCCTTTTTACTAccctaaatatttatatctcaGGTCGGACTTTCAGCAACTCGCTTGGCAGTTGGTTCCAGTTTCCAACACAGAAATTATTGAGGTGTGGCCTTTATTGCCGCATTCAAAGCTCGGTTTGCGCAGCGCCAAAATcgtcattaaatattttacatttaacaAGCAATATAAGACCTAACTTGGAccataaatttgtgaaaacgcatatttttacaacggtcatcaagttttttttatatttccctATGTTGGTACGCTTGCAAATGCACAGCGGTGTGGCAGTGGTAGGGGAGATGGTCTGGTGGTGGTggattgaaaatagaaaacaaaaacaaaccaaaGAAATTGAGCCTTGTCAGTGCCTTGCTcacattttgttcaattttcccGCAGTTTTCTTTACACGTAAGTCGTGATGTTTAACGTCGGTGACGTTAATGCGTTCGGAAAGAGTTCGCGACAAGGACGGAGCGAGAAGCAACAGCAAGTCAGATGCCCGGCTCCTCGAATTGCTCCAGAGACAGAGACACAGTCATTCTCCTTCAAAAgtattcataattttgtggTTATAAAACACGgatataatcaaaatttttgttcaggaGTCTAATGGCAAAGCTGGCTGACGGAGgcgagaaaataaaaggcTCGGTTTATCATAGTGAGGACTGAGGAGGAACTAAAATGCAGAAAAGAACTGAAGAATGCCGGTGCCCTGAATTTAGCAGCCAATTTTGGAGAAAGAATCGAGTGGAACATCGGCGATGAGGAGGTGAAACCTGCACTGCCGGAAAAATCTTCTGAccctcttttaaattatttgaagcaaCAAAAGTAAGCGTTTTTCATTATCCAAGagataaatgttaaattttgcattttctgcaGAACAAATATGAAGATTATGGACCCATTTGCGGAGTAAATTTGTTCGAAATTCGGTTCTCCAAATGAACACGCTTCGGTAACTGAGAGATTTATGCCTCACTGAAGTTCAGATGCCAGTAGATGACTTTCGCCACGCTCGGGAAGTGTGTAAATCCACAGCACCCAGGAAATTCCCATAAGAGACTCTTTGCAGCTGCAGAAAAAATCATGCAGAATCTAAACTCGTAAGCcgattttactttaaaaaaccacaataattatgataattaaatttgcagctcaAAGCAAACACACAGCTTGCATCCTGGAGGCAATTGGCTGCTGTTATTGATAGTGATGAAAGTGACGCTGAAGACGAAGAGCAAAGTGACGAAGAAGTAGACCCAGAAATAAAGGCTGAAGAAGAAGACGCtcctcttttaaattatttgacgcAACAAAAGTAAGTCTTTCTCATTATCCAAAGGGTCTGAGCAAGCCACGCCGAGTCGCGCcgccttttttgctcaaattttgcgCTAGAGTGGGGGAGTGGGTCGGGTTTTTGGTCATGTCCCTATTCCGTCCCAGAAAGAATAGTCCCGTCACTGtcccatttttctctctcaggTTCATCCCTGTCCTGTTAGCTCTTAACGTGTCCCTGTTTAGTCCCTCCCCCCACTTCAACCCCTTACTAGGGTAGTAGTTTTCTCAAATTTCTGCTCAACTTTTAAAAGTAGCCATATTTTGTCAGTAAATAACACTTGTATGTAAATTGTGAATGCAAAAGTGCtcacttttaaaaacatgTCGGCGGAGACAAAGACTTTTAGTATTCGTCCTGGTTGCGCCAGTAAAATTGCTCATCGCTTaacaccaaattttatttgttgaaattattgtCAAGAAGGAAATTTGCTCTTGGCTGTTGAAAGCAGTGCGATTTTTCCGGAACCAGGACGTATTGCTTTTAGGGTTCACAAAAACCCACTTTTTCTAAAAaaccactgcattgcaaaaaaaagtttttttgctggtttttctgcaattttagcgaatttttccgaaacacatgtATTGTTATGGATGATAAAAGATTTTCATGATGTATcaccaaaaaacaattttaaaaatcagtataaaagccACTTTTGTTCGCAAAAAATCAGTTGGAAAAACCTACTAGTTTTGggtatttctacatttttccgaatttaatcTCAAAATATCTACATTTGCGCTAAAAAAGCCAGATATTTTAGAAAGTTTCGGTTTGTCACAATTattgtctttcttttaatccTTTTAATGAAACCAGTGTAGACATCTGAGCCGTCCAAATTTTAATCGGCGGCTGGCTTTCCGGCTCCGAGCCGTCTATACAGAcgtcggcggctggctggcaaaaTTTCGTCGActcggctggcggctggcttGCAGCCGGCTCCTATGTTTTTAAAGactccaaaaataaaaaactgcaaCTCTAAGGTTAATTGTAACACGCTGTATACTGCAGGGATCGCAAAACACCgaattttacaggaaaaaacactgcattgaataaaaactgtatttttgcgttttttctgaaaatttgcgCATATTTTCCGATACACAatcgtgaatttttattgaaggtAAACAATTCTCATGATGCTGGATTAAAAAGAGAGATTTTTAGAAAGGCAGTAAAGGTAGTCTTAGTTTCACCAAAACACCGAAAATTTGAACACTTGGTGaccatcgtaattttccaaatattttgactcTTGACGCGAAATGTGATCTTTTCAggtttttcggaaaaataaaaaaaatcgtaaattgGTGGATTATCCCGCTGGTTTTAtacgcaaaaaaaaacagtggttAGTGTTTGATCATTGCAAAATTAGTACACCCTGGCAAGCTATTAGTTGCATTTTATGCTATAAAATGGACAAGTAAAGTTAATCAAGTTTT
The nucleotide sequence above comes from Cloeon dipterum chromosome X, ieCloDipt1.1, whole genome shotgun sequence. Encoded proteins:
- the LOC135946390 gene encoding LOW QUALITY PROTEIN: uncharacterized protein LOC135946390 (The sequence of the model RefSeq protein was modified relative to this genomic sequence to represent the inferred CDS: substituted 1 base at 1 genomic stop codon); this translates as MFNVGNINAFGKSSRQGRSEKQQQVRDLKDLRSKSDARLLELLQGQRHILLQKSLMAKLADGGEKIKGLVNRIEEELKYRKELKNAGAQNLAANFGERSEWNIGDEEVKLALPEKSSDPLLIYLTKQKTNMKIMDPFAEQICSKFGSPKNTLRSDFQQLAWQLVPVSNTEIIELKANTQLASWRQLAAVIDSDESDAEDEEQSDEEVDPEIKAEEEDAPLLNYLTQQKSIKMMDPFAEQLCSKFGSPKEHASASRRLSPSSGSSVENHSTQEIPIRDSLLLQKKNHAESKLLKANTQLASWRQLAAVIDSDESGAEDEEQSDEELKANTQLASWRQXLAAVMDGDESDAEDEEQSDEEVDPETKAEEEDAPELPDFDDATISER